The genomic stretch AATCTGGAGGGCCAGCACAAGGCTCGGCTTGTATTCCCCGCGTTCCAGATAACCGACCGTCTGATAGTGCACCCCCAGCTTCACCGCGAGGTCCTTGCGGGATAGTCCCCGCTCTGTGCGCAATGCCGCCAGACGGTTGTAAACCGGCTGCTCTTCCTCTTTTGCGCTCCTGCTCATAATATATTATGTAGTATAAATGCTATATTTTGTCAATAAAATACGCTGCACACCTTACCTTCTGGCTAAGGGCCTCAATATGAACGGAAGCATAATGAACAATGTAAAAATTCGTTTATATTTGGAATGACCAGTTTCCTACAAACCCATATTGATAGATGAGTTAAGCTGTCAGCACTGTCGGTACATACCATGACTATTATTAGGATACTCGTACGGCTGACCATCATAACGCATGGCGAAGCCATAACGCTTTATACGGATATATCCATCACCAACAGTGTTGAGAACACCACTTCCAAGCATGGGCCGATAACGAGCCTCATGCCCTACTACAAAAAGTGGTAACTCTTCAGCGCTAACGGCGGAAGGTGCGCTTTGCAGGCTTGTAATTGGTGCGCCAGCTTCTAATGGTGTAACATTACAATTGCGTGCGTCCAGAGCAAATTGAAAGATAAAATCCCTGACCGGTTGCATTTCACAGTCATCATCTTCACAATCTGGGTCTTTCTTTTGGTAAATAATCTGTGTGAACCCAAAGGGAGTTCTCCACTCCGATCCTCCATGCCAACTCCATTCATATTGCGCCGTATGGTTAATCAAGGAGGGCACAAACCATACATGATGCATTACACCGGCTTGCCCTGCGCCCTGGTCAGCCAGAATTTGCAACATTGAATTATTAGACATCTCGGCTCTTCGCGACACAGTGAAATAGCTGGAAAACTCGATAGACGCGGCCAGAAGCAGAAGCAACAGCGGCAAAACCATCACAAACTCCATGGCTGCCGCGCCGTCATCCGATCTTCGAAATCGTGCTATTTGATGAGGTAAGTGCATAAGTTAATCCCCGAATAGTCGGGATAGTACAATTACGTTAAATCCATCCTAAGGTTACCCATAAAATTTGATATAAATTATTCAGTATAATCTTTAAATAAGAGTTTACCGGCATCACCTACATTCGCCTCATAGGGATAGTATGAAAGTTTCATAGTGCTGAGCCAAAAAATATTAGAGTCTGAATCAAAAGTCTTTCATATGAAACATGCTCTTGCCAGTCGTCTTGTTGCGATACGGATGTGAGCCATGAATAGCCATGCGATAGCTGAGGTCCAGCATCGTTCCCAATCCTTGGCGAGACGGCGTGATCGCCCTAACCATGCGAATGTGCGTTCTACGACCCATCGCCGGGGCAGGACTTTAAAGCCTTTCATTTTATCGGATCGCTTGATGATTTCCATCCGGAATGGACCGACTTTTTTAAGTTTGCGCTTTAGCTTATCTCCCGCATAGCCACCATCGGCAAAGATATGGCGAAGCCATGGAAATTTGTCTCGCGCTTCCATCAACACCGCTGGTGCGCCGTCGCGATCCTGTACATCCGCGGCATGCACAAGTGCTGTCACCAGAAAGCCTTCCGTATCCGTCAGAATATGCCGCTTGCGGCCTTTTATATTTTTGCCCGCGTCAAAGCCAGTAATACCGCCACTTTCTGTGGTTTTAACCGACTGGCTATCGATCACACCTGCGCTGGGGTGTGGGCTTCTGCCGTGTGCTTCGCGGCATTCAAACAGCAGGCGGTGATTGATCTTTTCCAGCAATCTGTCATCACGCCACCAATAAAAATATTTCTGAACCGTCGAAAAAGGCGGGAAATCCCTTGGTAACATGCGCCATTGGCAGCCAGTAGACGCGATATACAACAAGGCGTTCATGATCTCCCGCATCGGCCACTTGCGAGGACGCCCCATCCGATTTGGAAGAGGTATTTCAGGTTCAATCAAAGCCCATTCGTCGTCCGTCAGATCACTTGCATAGCGCAGGAAACTGCGGTCATAATATGTGCGGGTGGTTTCATTCCAACTCATCTGATCCTCCGTGTCTTAAGCAAACAAAGAGAATCATAAGTCGTTGAAATCACCCAGATACTTTTGGATCAGGCTCTTACACTTTTTCAGATATGAAGAAAAAGCATCGGTGGCTATAGAATTCGCCTTGTTATCACCTGTCTATATTTCACTCCTTTCCGGCATAATGTTCTTTATGTACTCTACAGTACAGGTCGCAAATCTGGATTATGTCGCCTATGCTTCCGCTACGGAGATTCGAAAGAATACCTCTGTTGCAAACAGCATAAGCGATTTCAAATCACAAGTTGTATGCCTCGAGGCATCTCCAATGCTTGATTGCGATAAAATAGAAGTAGGCGTGATGTCACGCCCTAATGTCTTTGGATTACAAGATTGGTTCGGCCAAAGTTTCATTGGTCAATTTTGCCCTGGAAATGCTGGTGAAATAGTTATGGTAAGTGTGCGGTATAACCTAGATGGACCACTTAGAAAATTTTATGCAAACGCTTCCCAGACAGAAGATGACAACAGGTTTATTCTGTCCCGATACCTTGTTGTGCGGGAACCAACTGTTGTGGGCGAAGGCATAAATTGCTGAACGGATACAAGTGATAATGAAATTAGTAAAAAAAATTCGTTCTTTCATACTTGATCAGACTGGGCAGTTCGCCATGATCACAGCTCTGGCAATGGTTCCCTTAATTGGTCTTGCCGGAGCCGCCGTGGATTTCTCATACGTATACATGGTGCGTATGAACCTTGAACGCTCAGCTGACGCTGCTGTGATCGCGGCTGTCGCCACAGCACGTCGAAATGCTGACAACATGACTCGCGCCGAGCTTGAAACCGAAATGCAGAACATTGCTAACAACATGTTCCGAAATGGCCTTTCAAAAGAAGTTAACAAGGAAAACCTTTCGTACAATATTGCTAGTGGCGTTGATGGCGGTACTATCAATGCACAAGTATCGTACACTTATAACTACGCCACAAAATTCATGAACATACTTGGCCAAAACAAAATCTCGACCAAAGGAATTGCTGAAGGCAAGGGCTCTATTGGCTCCTATACAGATTTCAATGTAATTCTCGATGTATCAGAGTCTATGGGTATCGGCGCCAGCCCTTCTGATATTCAGTATATGCATGATCTAGGGGCACAAACATGGACGCATAACAAACCATGCGCTTTTGCCTGCCATAATAATATAAGCCAATGGCGCAAGCATCCAATCGAAATTCGAATGGACGTTGCCAATGAAGCAATGCAGGATGCCTTGGATATTATTGAAGAAAAAAAGCATCCGGATAGCGTTATTCGTATCGGGTTTTACACTTTCGACCGGTCGCTTACTGAAGTCATAGATCCAGACAAAGACGATCGTAGTGATAACTATTCATGGGTTGCTGGTGAATTTGACCGACATGCTGTATTGAAGGGGCGTGGCCACCCTACCAGGATTGACCGATCCATCAGCGAAGTAGCTAGTTATATTCCAGTATCTGGCATAGGCGAACTTGAAGAAAGCCCGAAACAGATTGCCCTACTTATTACAGACGGTGCCGATTTCATTGCCACTGGTGACCCTGAATTCAATTCCAGCGACCCATGGTATCCCTGGGGCGGTGGAAGGCGTGCAACGGCTGTTAATCCGAAAGCCTGCAAGGGTTTGAAAGATAACGGTGTCGAACTCTACGTTTTGTACACAACTTACTTTCCGGCAAATAACGGCTACAGTTCTGGCAAGCTCTCCGAGTGGTTCGGTACTACCGGTCATACGCTCAACCTGACTCACCTCAAAGACTGCGCGACCAGTAAGGATCATTTCTATGAGGCATCTGATTCTCAAACCCTCCGGGTTGCCATGAACGAGATTTTCAAAGAAGTTTCTACACCAACGCACCTTAGCAAGTGATCTGCACTCTAGGAAATTCTCTCTTTTGGTGTAGACAGGTTTGAAACCTGTGCCGGTCAGAGCAAATATGTGATTGAAGCCAGTACGCCTGCTCAAATCAAGCAGACCTTTGAGGAAGTGCTAGCCGAGATCGCAACGCCATTGCGCCTGCAATGACAGTCTGAGTATTTTGTCCTGACAGGGATCAAATAACCCAGAGGCCGTGTTTCATTTCCTTGGCTGGCTCCTGATCCGGACATTTGCCGACCACTTTGGCCGGGATACCAGCCACCGTGCAGCCTGCGGGCACTTCCTCCAGAACGACGGAGCCTGAGGCGATCTTGGCATTATCCCCAACCTGGATATTGCCGAGCACTTTTGCGCCAGAGCCAATGAGCACCCCATTGCCGATTTTCGGATGGCGATCGGCACTTTCCTTGCCCGTCCCCCCCAGCGTGACGCCATGCAGCATGGACACATCATCCCCCACCACAGCAGTTTCACCAATCACCACATTATGGGCATGGTCCAGAAACAGGCCCTGTCCGAGTCTGGCTGCAGGGTGAATATCTATACTGAACAACTCGGACATGCGTGATTGCAAAAACAGCGCCAGCGCCTCACGGTCATTGCGCCACAGCCAGCTTGAAATGCGCTGTAACTGAATGGCCTGATAGCCCTTGAAATACAAAAACGGCTGCATCAACTCCCGGCAGGCCGGATCCCGCTCGTAGACAGCATGGATATCAGCCAGTGCTGCTGTCACGATGGCAGGCTCTGCCGAGAACGCTTCATCGCAGACTTCCCGCCATAACATGGCATTCATTTCCCGGTCTGCCACCTTCTGTGACAACCTGTATGACAGGGCGGCGGTATACGAATTATGGTGCAGGATCGTGGCATTAAGAAAGCTCGCCAGGATAGGCTCCTGGGCGGCAGCGGCGGATGCTTCCACACGCATTCGCGCCCATGTCTTTTCAACATTCAATTCAATCACATTCGTGTCTTTGGCTGAGCCGTTTTGCGCCGGGGCTGTTTCAGATGCCATGCCGCTCTCCTGTCTTCAGTCCTGTGTCAGCAGGTGCCGACTGATTTCTGCAGGCAGCAACCCTGCCTGTGCTTTCAGGACAGCAGTCTGTACCATCAGCACTGTAAATGCATCAGCTATCTCCCCTTGCATCACAAGCGCGAGAAGGTCTGCGAATTTCAGTCTGCGCAGCGCAAGAACTTCTGATGGGTCCGGCGCTGTCTGCCCGGCTTTTAACCCTGTTGCGATGAAGGCAACTGCCCGCTCATCGGTCACCGAATTGGAAGTCTGCCAACTGCCAAGTGGCATGAGAGCCGATGGCACAAGTCCAGTCTCCTCTTCCATTTCGCGGCGGGCTGTGTCCTCTGGCAGCGTATCCAGTCGGCCACCGCCTTCCGGCAATTCCCAGCTATAGGCATCAAAAGCAAAGCGGTGCTGGCCCACGAGATAGGTGTGACCGTCTTCATCAAGTGGCAGAACCCCGACAGCGACATTTTTGAAATGCACCACGCCGTATTCACCCGGCGCATGGGTGTTGGGCTGCGTGACGGGATAGCGTTTCAGAGCCAGCCATGGATTTTCAAAGACCGTCTCTTCACCATGCACCAGCCATGGCCCACGTTGCACAGGCGGATCATGGACAATCTTGCGGCCCGTCACCCTTTTAGCCGTTTGGTGTCATGCGAACTGGCAATGGCATCTGGCAGAGGTCCAGAAAGTCCGGGCGGTAATAAAAGAATGCTTCCGGACGGTTACGGCGCGCCTCCAGTAATTCACGGAACAGGTCTGTGTTCGTATTGAATGTTTCAAGTTGCAGCCGTTCCTGCTCGGGCACATCTGCAGCAACCCGGAAAGCGCGAATGGGCGTCCACTTGGTTGCATCCGCAATAACACCGCCATTACCCGGCTCACCACGCGTGATGGATTGCACATGCTCCATCCCCCAGATAACCCGGCCAAAAACGGTCAGGTTACGGTCGAGATAGCGCTGTGGCTGCAATGTAATGTAAAACTCCGTCGCGGCACTGTCGCGCTCGTTACCACGCCCGAAAGCGAACGCCCCGGTACAATGCGCGAGCCAGACTTTTCTCTCCCGGCGGCTCATCCCGGCTGGAAAGCCATTGATAAACCCGACCTGATCGGCATAGCCATCCGCATTGCCAAGTGGTGTGAACGCCAGTCCGCGCGGGATCGGTTCGTCGAACTCGGCCTGCATGAATGGCGCTGCCGTGCGAATTCTGCGGTCGCCGCTTTCATCGCCGCCTTGCGCCACAAACCCCTGCACCACGCGGTAAAAATTCAGGCCATCATAATAGCCTTCTCTGGCCAGTTGCTTGACCTGTTTCACATGCGCCTGTGCCAGATCCGGCGTGAGCTGCACGACGATGCGCCCCTGTGGTATATCAATATACAGAGTGTTTTCAGGATCAACAGGCACCCAGTCATCGACGCCCGCCTCCGCAATAATAACACCGGGTCCGCGCACCTGCTCTTCGGGCACGGCCACCTCGTCGGGCAACGGCGCTTCATTATCGGACGCTGCCGCCATTTCTGATTCTTCGGCAAGTTCTGCTTCAACAGCAGGGGCTGCGTCCGGGTCCGGGTTCAGGTTGAGCAGACCACCATCAATGGTTTCACACCCCATCAACCCCAGCGTGGCAAAAACAGTTATCAGTTTTTTCAGCATCATCCTCGTCCTCTGTATGGCTGGACGCCGGTCTCCGGCACATAAACATGCTCTGGTGGTAGACCTGTTTGATAAAAAACATCAATCGGGATGCCACCACGCGGATACCAGTAACCGGAAATGCGCAGCCATTTGGGCGCAATGACCGCGACCAGCCTTTTTGCAATTGCCACCGTACAGTCTTCGTGAAAAGCGCCATGATTGCGAAAAGCGCTGAGATAGAGCTTCAGGGATTTCGACTCGACCAGATGGTCGCCGGGACAGTAATCGATGACGAGATGGGCAAAATCCGGCTGT from Parvularcula sp. IMCC14364 encodes the following:
- the cysE gene encoding serine O-acetyltransferase; the encoded protein is MASETAPAQNGSAKDTNVIELNVEKTWARMRVEASAAAAQEPILASFLNATILHHNSYTAALSYRLSQKVADREMNAMLWREVCDEAFSAEPAIVTAALADIHAVYERDPACRELMQPFLYFKGYQAIQLQRISSWLWRNDREALALFLQSRMSELFSIDIHPAARLGQGLFLDHAHNVVIGETAVVGDDVSMLHGVTLGGTGKESADRHPKIGNGVLIGSGAKVLGNIQVGDNAKIASGSVVLEEVPAGCTVAGIPAKVVGKCPDQEPAKEMKHGLWVI
- a CDS encoding TadE/TadG family type IV pilus assembly protein gives rise to the protein MKLVKKIRSFILDQTGQFAMITALAMVPLIGLAGAAVDFSYVYMVRMNLERSADAAVIAAVATARRNADNMTRAELETEMQNIANNMFRNGLSKEVNKENLSYNIASGVDGGTINAQVSYTYNYATKFMNILGQNKISTKGIAEGKGSIGSYTDFNVILDVSESMGIGASPSDIQYMHDLGAQTWTHNKPCAFACHNNISQWRKHPIEIRMDVANEAMQDALDIIEEKKHPDSVIRIGFYTFDRSLTEVIDPDKDDRSDNYSWVAGEFDRHAVLKGRGHPTRIDRSISEVASYIPVSGIGELEESPKQIALLITDGADFIATGDPEFNSSDPWYPWGGGRRATAVNPKACKGLKDNGVELYVLYTTYFPANNGYSSGKLSEWFGTTGHTLNLTHLKDCATSKDHFYEASDSQTLRVAMNEIFKEVSTPTHLSK
- a CDS encoding TadE/TadG family type IV pilus assembly protein, which produces MEFVMVLPLLLLLLAASIEFSSYFTVSRRAEMSNNSMLQILADQGAGQAGVMHHVWFVPSLINHTAQYEWSWHGGSEWRTPFGFTQIIYQKKDPDCEDDDCEMQPVRDFIFQFALDARNCNVTPLEAGAPITSLQSAPSAVSAEELPLFVVGHEARYRPMLGSGVLNTVGDGYIRIKRYGFAMRYDGQPYEYPNNSHGMYRQC
- a CDS encoding peptidylprolyl isomerase — translated: MMLKKLITVFATLGLMGCETIDGGLLNLNPDPDAAPAVEAELAEESEMAAASDNEAPLPDEVAVPEEQVRGPGVIIAEAGVDDWVPVDPENTLYIDIPQGRIVVQLTPDLAQAHVKQVKQLAREGYYDGLNFYRVVQGFVAQGGDESGDRRIRTAAPFMQAEFDEPIPRGLAFTPLGNADGYADQVGFINGFPAGMSRRERKVWLAHCTGAFAFGRGNERDSAATEFYITLQPQRYLDRNLTVFGRVIWGMEHVQSITRGEPGNGGVIADATKWTPIRAFRVAADVPEQERLQLETFNTNTDLFRELLEARRNRPEAFFYYRPDFLDLCQMPLPVRMTPNG
- a CDS encoding IS5 family transposase, producing the protein MSWNETTRTYYDRSFLRYASDLTDDEWALIEPEIPLPNRMGRPRKWPMREIMNALLYIASTGCQWRMLPRDFPPFSTVQKYFYWWRDDRLLEKINHRLLFECREAHGRSPHPSAGVIDSQSVKTTESGGITGFDAGKNIKGRKRHILTDTEGFLVTALVHAADVQDRDGAPAVLMEARDKFPWLRHIFADGGYAGDKLKRKLKKVGPFRMEIIKRSDKMKGFKVLPRRWVVERTFAWLGRSRRLAKDWERCWTSAIAWLFMAHIRIATRRLARACFI
- a CDS encoding helix-turn-helix transcriptional regulator produces the protein MSRSAKEEEQPVYNRLAALRTERGLSRKDLAVKLGVHYQTVGYLERGEYKPSLVLALQIASLFDLPIEAVFSLEPMQYLSAQVFADRKAAE
- a CDS encoding NUDIX hydrolase encodes the protein MTGRKIVHDPPVQRGPWLVHGEETVFENPWLALKRYPVTQPNTHAPGEYGVVHFKNVAVGVLPLDEDGHTYLVGQHRFAFDAYSWELPEGGGRLDTLPEDTARREMEEETGLVPSALMPLGSWQTSNSVTDERAVAFIATGLKAGQTAPDPSEVLALRRLKFADLLALVMQGEIADAFTVLMVQTAVLKAQAGLLPAEISRHLLTQD
- the queF gene encoding preQ(1) synthase, whose protein sequence is MSKDIYQNLDQLGQQTALPATPEAAQLEAVPNPHPDVDYLARFVAPEFTSLCPVTGQPDFAHLVIDYCPGDHLVESKSLKLYLSAFRNHGAFHEDCTVAIAKRLVAVIAPKWLRISGYWYPRGGIPIDVFYQTGLPPEHVYVPETGVQPYRGRG